Proteins co-encoded in one Tepidisphaeraceae bacterium genomic window:
- a CDS encoding HlyD family efflux transporter periplasmic adaptor subunit — protein sequence MFRKFLLPLLAVVGVVFAIYTVVTGSQEPAVSQPIAPPAQAPFEAYVAGAGLVEASTENIAVGTPVAGVVSEMKVKVGDDVKRGDPLFLIDLRDLQAELLVREADLKTRQANVEVAQATAADARNQFELYQAIGDVRAVTKEELDRRRFATDIAEASVAQAQAQVSAADASIAQLKVELDRRIVRAPVDGQVLQVKVRAGEFAPAGVLATPLMLIGDVRTLHVRVDVDENDAWRVDPRARATASVRGNSQLKTDLQFVRIEPYVVPKRSLTGESSERVDTRVLQVLYSFDRNALRNIYVGQQMDVFIEDLISPRDNTSRPVVKTD from the coding sequence ATGTTTCGCAAATTCCTCCTCCCGCTCCTCGCCGTCGTCGGTGTGGTGTTCGCGATCTACACCGTGGTCACGGGCAGCCAGGAGCCGGCGGTGAGCCAGCCGATCGCGCCACCGGCGCAGGCGCCGTTCGAGGCCTACGTGGCCGGGGCGGGGCTGGTGGAGGCCAGCACCGAAAACATCGCCGTCGGCACGCCGGTCGCGGGGGTGGTGAGCGAGATGAAGGTGAAGGTGGGCGACGACGTGAAGCGAGGCGATCCGCTCTTCCTCATCGATCTGCGCGACCTACAGGCCGAACTGCTCGTGCGCGAGGCCGACCTGAAGACCCGCCAAGCCAACGTGGAGGTAGCCCAGGCCACCGCGGCCGACGCGCGGAACCAGTTCGAGTTGTACCAGGCGATCGGCGACGTGCGGGCGGTGACGAAGGAAGAACTCGACCGCCGGCGGTTCGCGACGGACATCGCTGAGGCGAGCGTTGCCCAAGCCCAGGCGCAAGTGTCGGCGGCTGACGCGTCGATCGCGCAGCTGAAGGTCGAACTGGACCGCCGGATCGTGCGGGCGCCGGTTGACGGGCAGGTGCTGCAGGTGAAGGTGCGGGCGGGCGAGTTCGCGCCGGCCGGCGTGCTGGCGACGCCCCTGATGCTCATCGGCGACGTGCGGACGCTTCACGTGCGCGTCGATGTCGACGAAAACGACGCCTGGCGCGTCGACCCACGCGCCCGGGCCACCGCGAGCGTGCGCGGCAACAGTCAGTTGAAGACCGACCTGCAGTTCGTCCGCATCGAACCCTACGTCGTCCCCAAACGCTCCCTCACCGGCGAGAGCAGCGAACGCGTTGATACACGCGTGCTTCAGGTGCTTTATTCCTTTGATCGCAACGCGTTACGCAACATCTACGTGGGGCAGCAGATGGACGTGTTTATCGAAGATTTAATTAGCCCGCGGGATAATACGAGCCGGCCAGTGGTCAAAACCGACTAG